The Methanocalculus natronophilus genome window below encodes:
- the albA gene encoding DNA-binding protein Alba: MQNDNTVFVGNKPVMNYVLAVVTQFNNGADLVAIKARGKAISRAVDTAEISLNRFLEGVGKKEISTTTEEIETDSGRTNVSSIEIVLTKSGQFEMKE, from the coding sequence ATGCAAAATGACAACACAGTATTCGTTGGCAACAAGCCGGTCATGAATTATGTACTGGCAGTAGTGACACAGTTCAACAATGGCGCAGATCTGGTGGCAATCAAGGCACGCGGCAAAGCCATTTCACGTGCAGTCGATACAGCCGAGATCTCCCTGAACCGCTTCCTTGAAGGAGTTGGGAAAAAAGAGATATCCACAACAACAGAGGAGATTGAGACAGATTCGGGAAGAACAAATGTCTCAAGCATTGAAATTGTTCTGACAAAGTCAGGACAATTTGAGATGAAGGAGTAG
- a CDS encoding RNB domain-containing ribonuclease: MSTRATPDLFEIADSAMERYGFSPVFSDDVIRHVEAIQNEISIGTTDQATDLRHLLWCSIDNHDSKDLDQIQYCEETGNGEIRVLVAIADVDYYVKKGSPADRHAAHQGSSIYTGVVTYPMLPDRLSANISSLLPKQDKPAITIEYFVLPDGTTRHGAICMALVENKAQLVYETIGDWLFGKRDVPEGVQSIRGLSTQLLLQNKAAEKLNEHRSRQGVLDLETIEATPVVQDGKVAGLIIQEDNPARSIIEEFMIAANRTLVDFLETKKSPTIQRIVRTPKNWEGIVAEAKERKMKLPHKPDARALARFLLAQKKRDPDTFPDLSLTIVKLIGPGEYIALAPGEDSPGHFALAVTDYTHGTAPNRRYVDLIIQRLVKAAIRSDPHPYTPDELHELADHLSASEKAGKKVERFMRKSAAALLLQDKIGSVFSGIITGASEKGTYARVIDPPVEGRIVENEQGCRIGRKVRVRLLKTDPWKGFIDFAKVQE; encoded by the coding sequence ATGAGTACACGAGCAACCCCGGATCTCTTTGAGATAGCAGATAGTGCCATGGAGCGCTATGGCTTCTCTCCAGTCTTCTCTGATGATGTCATCAGGCATGTGGAGGCGATTCAAAATGAGATCTCAATCGGCACAACTGACCAGGCAACAGATCTCCGGCATCTCCTCTGGTGCTCGATAGACAACCACGATTCAAAAGATCTTGACCAGATCCAGTATTGTGAAGAGACAGGTAACGGTGAGATCCGGGTGCTGGTTGCTATCGCCGATGTCGATTATTATGTGAAGAAAGGCTCCCCGGCAGATCGCCACGCTGCACACCAGGGCTCTTCCATCTATACGGGTGTCGTCACCTATCCGATGCTCCCGGACAGGCTCTCTGCAAATATCTCATCCCTGCTTCCAAAACAAGACAAACCTGCGATCACCATCGAATATTTTGTTCTCCCGGATGGAACGACACGCCATGGAGCGATATGTATGGCCCTTGTCGAGAACAAGGCACAACTCGTCTATGAAACTATTGGGGACTGGCTCTTTGGAAAGAGAGACGTTCCCGAAGGTGTACAATCTATACGGGGTCTCAGTACACAGCTGCTTCTCCAGAACAAGGCAGCAGAAAAGCTCAACGAGCACCGTTCCAGGCAGGGAGTGTTAGACCTGGAAACCATTGAGGCAACTCCGGTAGTACAAGACGGGAAGGTGGCCGGGCTCATCATCCAGGAAGACAACCCTGCACGATCCATCATTGAGGAGTTCATGATTGCAGCGAACAGAACCCTGGTGGATTTTCTTGAAACAAAAAAATCTCCGACAATTCAGCGGATTGTCAGGACACCAAAGAACTGGGAGGGTATCGTCGCAGAAGCAAAGGAACGGAAGATGAAGCTGCCACATAAACCAGATGCCCGTGCACTCGCCCGTTTCCTCCTTGCCCAAAAGAAACGGGATCCTGACACCTTCCCGGACCTCTCCCTGACCATTGTGAAACTCATTGGCCCGGGCGAGTATATCGCACTTGCACCAGGTGAGGACTCACCCGGCCATTTTGCACTTGCAGTCACCGATTACACGCACGGTACCGCTCCAAACAGGCGGTATGTCGATCTCATCATCCAGCGGCTGGTCAAGGCAGCAATCAGATCAGATCCACACCCCTACACCCCTGATGAGCTGCACGAGCTTGCAGACCACCTCTCAGCCTCGGAAAAAGCAGGCAAAAAAGTCGAGCGGTTTATGAGGAAGTCGGCAGCAGCACTATTGCTTCAGGATAAAATCGGATCAGTATTTTCAGGTATCATCACCGGTGCGTCTGAGAAAGGAACCTATGCACGAGTCATTGATCCTCCGGTTGAGGGCCGTATTGTAGAGAATGAACAGGGGTGCCGGATAGGCCGGAAAGTCCGTGTCCGCCTGCTGAAAACAGATCCCTGGAAAGGCTTTATTGATTTTGCAAAAGTCCAGGAGTAA